TCAGCGTCGAGTCCTGGCCGCCGCTGATCCCCAGCACCAGAGACTTAAGGAACGAATTGGTTTTCAGATACGATTTCAAAAAATCGATGCTGCGGCGGATCTCATGATTGGCATCGACTGATGGCGTTACGCCAAGCGCCTGAATAATCTCTTGTTGCAGAGCCATTACGCCCTCCATTAGCAAAAACGAAGCAGAATGAGTATTCGTTAAAACTAACCCTTTGGGCGTAAAACGACAAGGATCACAGTTTCGAGTGCGGCAAATTGCGACGATTTAGCAGGTTATCGTTGTTTTATTAGAATTTTCCGAAAAACCTACCGCTTCGTCGTCAAAGTTGATGAATAGGAATTTTTGTTCCATGCTTAGATAACACGCTGATAAACAAGAGGACGGAATATGAACAAGAATGTAGCGGGAATTCTAAGTGCAGCGGCGGTATTGACTATGCTGGCAGGCTGTACAGCTTACGATCGTACATCCGATCAATTTACACAGCCGGTCGTAAAAGATGTGAAGAAAGGCATGAGTCGTGCGCAGGTTGCGCAGGTCGCGGGGAAACCTTCTTCTGAAGTCACGATGATCCACGCACGTGGTACTTGCCAGACCTATATTCTGGGTCAACGGGATGGTAAAGCGGAAACCTACTTTGTTGCACTGGATGATACCGGACACGTAATCAACTCCGGTTACCAGACCTGTGCTGAGTACGACACCGACCCGCAGGCCCCTAAAGCGTAATTACCTGCTTGCCTGAGCAATATCACAAACCGGCCAATGAGCCGGTTTTTTTGTGTCTGTAATAATCTTATTTCTTTGCGCGAATTATTTGCCTAAAATGTGAGGGCAGTCAAAACGACAGGTCAAGGAGAGACAATTGTGACTCCTTCGGAATTATCCCCTCCCTGTGCCATGCCGTATACTCCTATTCAATGACAAACAAGAGTAACACTCACTAGCGGGCTGAAGGGCGATGGTGAGGGTCATACAAGAGGGAAGTTGCTATGGAAAAGAAACATATCTATCTGTTCTGCTCTGCGGGCATGTCAACATCGCTACTGGTTTCCAAAATGCGTGCGCAGGCCGAAAAGTATGAAGTTCCTGTCATCATCGAAGCGTTTCCTGAAACGCTGGCAGGCGAGAAAGGCCAAAATGCAGATGTCATTCTGCTGGGGCCGCAAATCGCATACATGCTGCCTGAGATCCAACGTTTATTACCGAACAAGCCTGTTGAAGTGATCGATTCTGCGCTGTACGGCAAAATTGATGGTTTGGGTGTTCTTAAAGCTGCAGTCGCATCAATTAAAAAAGCTGCCGCTAATTAAAATTTAAATTTTTCCCGTCAAAGAGTTATTTCACACACTTACGCCGCAATATTTTCATTGCGGCATTTAAGGGTAATTTCTATGAGTCAAGTTATTAGCTCTCTTGAAAAGGTCCTCCTTCCTTTTGCTGTTAAAATAGGAAAGCAGCCGCATATTAATGCGATCAAAAACGGCTTTATTAAATTAATGCCGTTGACTCTCGCAGGGGCGATGTTTGTTTTAATCAATAACGTCTTTTTAAGTTTCGGCGAAGGCTCGTTTTTCTATTCTATGGGCATTCGGTTAGACGCTTCCACCATTGAAACCCTGAATGGCTTTAAAGCCATCGGCGGCAACGTGTACAACGGTACGTTGGGCATTATGTCGCTGATGGCACCTTTTTTCATTGGTTCCGCGTTAGCTGAAGAACGAAAAGTTGACCCGATGGCCGCCGGTCTTTTAGCGGTGGCGGCCTTTATGACCGTGACCCCTTACAGCGTCGGTGAAGCCTATGCAGTCGGTGCCAACTGGCTCGGTGGTCAGAACATCATCTCCGGGATGGTGATTGGCCT
Above is a window of Lelliottia jeotgali DNA encoding:
- a CDS encoding Osmotically inducible lipoprotein E precursor; translation: MNKNVAGILSAAAVLTMLAGCTAYDRTSDQFTQPVVKDVKKGMSRAQVAQVAGKPSSEVTMIHARGTCQTYILGQRDGKAETYFVALDDTGHVINSGYQTCAEYDTDPQAPKA